The genomic DNA GCAGTGAAGCCGAGTTCCGGGTGTTAAGCGAAGCCGCTCCGATCGGGATTTTTCGCATCGATCGGTTTGGAAACTGTACCTATGTTAATCCGCGGGCGGAGGCAATCTGTGGCTATACGCTAGAGGAAGCTCTGGGACTGGGATGGCAGCGATCGATTCATCCGGACGATCAGCAGCAGCATTGGGGGAGATGGCTAGCGGCAATTCGAGGAAATCAGGACTATGCCGATGAGATTCGCTATGTCCACAGGAACGGCACAGTGCGCTATGGGCGGGTGAGGACAGCTCCGATCGTTTCCTCTGGGGAGATTATTGGGCATGTGGGCACGATCGAAGACATCACGGAAGCGCAGGAAACGGAGCAAATTAAGCGGGAATTTTTAACGATCGTCAGCCATGAGCTGAAGACACCGCTGGCGTCGATTCGCGGAGCGCTGGCGCTGCTGTCTACCGGACTGTTTGAGGATGAACCGGAAACGGCTCAGGAAGTGCTGGAAATTGCTACGAGCGACACAGAACGGCTAGTACGTCTGGTTAACGATCTGCTTGATCTGGAACGGCTGGAGTCCCGCCAGATTACCCTGGTTCGCCAACGGTGCGATGCCGCAATGCTGATGCAGCGATCGATCGACAGTTTGCAGCCGCTTGCCGAGAAAGAGAAAATTTTGCTGAGCTTTACGCCCCTGTCGCTGGAAATTGATGCTGACCCCGATCGCATCATGCAAATTCTGGTGAATCTGCTGGGAAACGCGATTAAATTCTCCTCCCCCTATCAAAAAGTCCATTTGAGTGCATCGGTAGTGACGGTTGCTTCGCAGTCTCCTGGAGCGGTGAATGCCGGAGAGCCAATGGTTCGCTTTCAGGTTCAGGATCAGGGACGGGGCATTCCTGCCGACAAACTCACGCTCATCTTTGAACGATTTCAGCAGGTCAGCTCTGCCGATGCCCGCCAGCGGGATGGGACAGGACTGGGATTAGCCATTTGTCGCAACTTGGTACAGCTTCACGGCGGACAAATTTGGGTGGAAAGCACGCTGGGTCAGGGCAGCACTTTCTACTTCACCCTGCCTCTGCTAAGGGCAGAAAACCGCGCCCCAGATTGAGAGCATCGTTAGGGCAGGCAACATGATAGTAGTGGAAATAGCAGTGGGAATGGGAAATGGCGTCAGAATAGCAGTGCGATCGAACAGGCTTGCAGGAGTTCCAACTTTTCAAGCTTCAGTGAACCGAAGGCGTACATAATTTGGGATAAAAATTAATCCTCCAGACGGATGATGCACTGAACTATCATCGCTGCTAGTTTATGTGAGACTTTCCTCTCCAAAGCTTCTGCCGAGCAGGGCTTGTCCCAATGTCTGCCAAGCAAATCCTCCTAATCGATGATGAAAACCGCCTTGCGAGGATTGTTGACGTTTGCCTGAGACGGCTTGGCGGCTGGAGCGTTTCCATTGCGGGTTCGGGTACCGAAGGACTATTGCACGCTGAAACCAAACGGCCTGACGCCATTCTGCTGGATGTAATGCTGCCCGATACGGATGGACTGCATCTGCTTCAGCAGCTTCGCGCAAATCCCAATACCCGATCGATTCCGGTAATTCTGCTCACTGCAAAAATCGATGCTGTGACGCCAACTCAGATTCAAGCGTTTGATATT from Leptolyngbya ohadii IS1 includes the following:
- a CDS encoding ATP-binding protein; its protein translation is MEDGFHSEPLSAQAEPLFACIAALQQANRALEQQLADKTSALQAAMRQIQQEQVDRQCAETLLSRSEAEFRVLSEAAPIGIFRIDRFGNCTYVNPRAEAICGYTLEEALGLGWQRSIHPDDQQQHWGRWLAAIRGNQDYADEIRYVHRNGTVRYGRVRTAPIVSSGEIIGHVGTIEDITEAQETEQIKREFLTIVSHELKTPLASIRGALALLSTGLFEDEPETAQEVLEIATSDTERLVRLVNDLLDLERLESRQITLVRQRCDAAMLMQRSIDSLQPLAEKEKILLSFTPLSLEIDADPDRIMQILVNLLGNAIKFSSPYQKVHLSASVVTVASQSPGAVNAGEPMVRFQVQDQGRGIPADKLTLIFERFQQVSSADARQRDGTGLGLAICRNLVQLHGGQIWVESTLGQGSTFYFTLPLLRAENRAPD
- a CDS encoding response regulator, producing the protein MSAKQILLIDDENRLARIVDVCLRRLGGWSVSIAGSGTEGLLHAETKRPDAILLDVMLPDTDGLHLLQQLRANPNTRSIPVILLTAKIDAVTPTQIQAFDIAGVIYKPFDPYKLADQVAEMLGWQI